TGCCGCTCGGGGTCAACGTGCCGCTGGCGGAGAAGACGTCCCTCGCGCTGGAGCTCACCCCCGTGGTGGGCTCGTGGCGCGACAGCTACGACACCTTCGGAGACGACAAGGGTCTCCACTGGCGGGTACTCGCCGCCGCCGGTCCCGTCTTCTCCTTCGGACAAGGCCCCCTCTCGGGCCCGTTCATCGAGCCGAAGCTGATAACGGTGCTCGCCTACGACCCGGACTACGCCTACGACGAGGTCCGCATCAAAGGGGGTGTGAGCTTCGAGCTGCAGGCCGGGCTGGACGTGGGATGGCAGTTCTCCGCGGGCGGCTGGTATTTCACGCCCATGATCGGCGCGAGCGCCGGCTACTGCCTCAACTGCAGCGGAGACTCCAAGGACTGGGTCAGCTCGCTCATCACGCCCATGGCCCGGGAGTACTCGGCCCAGCGGGGGCCGCGGCCGGTGCTCAACCTCAACCTCAACCTGCTGCGCATCGGCACGGCCTTCTGACACCGGGTTCGCGAGGTGCCGGTGCGCTGACCCGAAGCAGATGCGTTTGTTGCCCGGGACCCGCAGCGGGGATAGGGATGCGGTTCTCATGTCTCTGACCGCGGAGCTACTCGATGCCGTCCGGGAGGAAGCGCGCCCGGACACCTGGTCCGCCGGTATGGGCCTGGCCCGCGCCGGTGCCGTCTCGGTGCAGTCCGTCGGAGAGGAAGAGGCCGTACTCCGAGTGCGCGCCATCGGCCGGCCCGCCCCCCTGACCACGGTGCTCTACCCGGAGGACGAGATCTGGGAGTGTGACTGCCGGGGCCGCGTGGACCCCTGCGAGCACGTGGTGGCGGCGGCCATCGTCCTCCACCAAGCTGTTTCCCAGCGCGCCCCCGCCCAGCGTGCCCCCGCTCGGCCCATGCCGCCGTCCCGGCCCGCTCCCGCCCAGGCTCCCATGGCCCAGGGTGGCCCACGCCCGGCTGTCGCGGCCCAGAGCGGCCCGCGTCCGGCTGTCGCGCCGAAGTCCGAGCGCATGGTGTACCGCTTCAAGCGCGTGGACGGAGGGCTCCAGCTCGAGCGTCTGCTGGTGCGTCCGGACAACACCGCGCGGCTGCTCGCGCGCAGTCTGGCCTCGGTGCTGACCAACCCCGTGGAAGCCGCCCGCATCCAGGTGGAGCCGTGTGATCTGCTCGCGGACAAGCTGCTCCTGAAGCCCACCCGGGGCGCGCTTCCTCCCGAGCGGCTCGAGGCGCTCCTGCGTGTCCTGGAGCCCGCGCGCACCGTCATCTTCGATGGTGCGCTGGTGTCCGTCTCGAGCGAGCCCGTGCTTCCCCGCGTCACCGTGGAGGATCGCGGCGAGCAGACGGTGCTCAGGATCGACAAGGACCCGCGCATCACCGAGCTGGTGTGCCCCGGAATCGTGGTGTGCGGAGGCACGCTCTGCCGGCTCGGCGAGCAGGGCCTCGTCGGCTCTCGGATGGAGAGCCTGCCCCAGGAGCGCGTCTTCCCGCCCGAGCAACTGGGGGACCTCACCGGGAAGGTGCTGCCGGACCTCGCGCGGCGCATGCCGGTGGACGTGAAGAGCCAGCGGCTGCCGCCCATCGATCGCACGCTCCAGCCGCGCATCTCCCTGGACCTCAACCAGCTGGACTCTGGCCTGTCGGTGCTGCCCACGCTGGTGTACGGCTCGCCGCCCACGGTGCGCATCGACAACGGGCGCATGGTGTACCTCCAGGGCGCGGTGCCCGTGCGGGACGAGGGCACCGAGCAGAAGCTCGTCCATCAGCTGCGCGACGAGCTGAACATGGTGCCCGGCAGGCGCGTGACGGTGCAGGGCAGGGACGCGGTGCAGCTCGCCGACAAGCTGCGGCGCTGGCGAGGTGGCCTCACGGGCGACGCGGCGCGCGTGGTGAGCCCCAATGTGAAGCTGCGCCCCATGCTCTCGGTGGAGGCGGGTGCCACGCAGAGCGGCGTGCCGCAGGTGGGCTTCTCGTTCGACTTCCAGGTGGAGGGCGCGGGGCCGGGTGCGCCGAGCACGGTGGACGCGGCGGCGGTGATGCGCGCGTGGGAGGAGGGACTGGGGCTGGTGCCCCTGGAGGGCGGTGGCTGGGCGCCGCTGCCCACGGCGTGGCTGAAGACGCATGGCCAGCGCGTGGCGGATCTGCTGGCCGCGCGTGGGAAGGACGGGCGGCTCGCCAACCACGCCATCCCGCAGCTCACCGGCCTGTGTGAAGCGCTGGAGCATCCCCCTCCGCCCGGGCTCGAGCGGCTGGCGCCCCTGGTGCGGGGCTTCGAGAAGCTGCCGGACGTGCAGCTCCCCCAGGATCTCACCGCGACACCGCGCCCCTACCAGCTCCAGGGCATCAGCTGGCTGACCTTCCTGCGGCAGGCGGGCCTTGGCGGCGTGCTCGCGGACGACATGGGTCTGGGCAAGACGCTGCAGACCATCTGCGTGCTGGGGCCGGGGACGCTGGTGGTGGCGCCCACGAGCGTGCTCCCCAACTGGGAGGCGGAGGTGAAGCGCTTCCGTCCCTCGCTCAAGGTCTCCGTCTACCACGGCCCCGGCCGCACCCTGGACGAGTCGGCCGACGTGACGCTCACCACCTACGCGCTGCTGCGACTGGACGCGGCGGTGCTCGGGGCGAAGACCTGGGACACGGTGGTGCTGGACGAGGCCCAGGCCATCAAGAACCCGGACAGCCAGGTGGCGCGCGCGGCGTATGGGCTCCAAGCCAACTTCCGGGTGGCGCTGAGCGGCACCCCCATCGAGAACCGGCTCGAGGAGCTATGGAGCCTGATGCACTTCACCAACCAGGGTCTGCTCGGGGGGCGCAAGGAGTTCGACGAGCGGTGGGCGCGGCCCGTGTCGGACAACCAGAAGGGCGCGGCCGAGCTGCTGCGCGCGCGCATCCGTCCCTTCGTGTTGCGCAGGCTCAAGCGGGACGTGGCGCCCGAGCTCCCACCGCGCACCGAGTCCGTGCTGCACGTCACCCTCAACGAGCGGGAGCGCGCCGTCTATGACGCGGTGTACGCCGCCACGCGCGAAGAGGTGGTGTCGCAGCTGGAGGAGGGCGGCAGTGTGCTGAAGGCGCTGGAGGCGCTGCTGCGGCTGCGTCAGGCCGCGTGCCATCCGGCGCTCGTGCCGGGACAACAGGCGCAGACGTCCTCCAAGGTGCAGGCGCTGCTCGAGGCGCTCGACACGGCGGTGGGGGAGGGGCACAAGGCGCTCGTCTTCTCGCAGTGGACGTCCATGTTGGATCTCATCGAGCCGGCGCTGCGCGAGGCGAACATCGGGTTCATCCGGCTGGACGGTGGCACGGCCAACCGCGGCGCCGTGGCCGCGTCGTTCCAGGATCCGAAGGG
The sequence above is drawn from the Archangium gephyra genome and encodes:
- a CDS encoding DEAD/DEAH box helicase, whose protein sequence is MSLTAELLDAVREEARPDTWSAGMGLARAGAVSVQSVGEEEAVLRVRAIGRPAPLTTVLYPEDEIWECDCRGRVDPCEHVVAAAIVLHQAVSQRAPAQRAPARPMPPSRPAPAQAPMAQGGPRPAVAAQSGPRPAVAPKSERMVYRFKRVDGGLQLERLLVRPDNTARLLARSLASVLTNPVEAARIQVEPCDLLADKLLLKPTRGALPPERLEALLRVLEPARTVIFDGALVSVSSEPVLPRVTVEDRGEQTVLRIDKDPRITELVCPGIVVCGGTLCRLGEQGLVGSRMESLPQERVFPPEQLGDLTGKVLPDLARRMPVDVKSQRLPPIDRTLQPRISLDLNQLDSGLSVLPTLVYGSPPTVRIDNGRMVYLQGAVPVRDEGTEQKLVHQLRDELNMVPGRRVTVQGRDAVQLADKLRRWRGGLTGDAARVVSPNVKLRPMLSVEAGATQSGVPQVGFSFDFQVEGAGPGAPSTVDAAAVMRAWEEGLGLVPLEGGGWAPLPTAWLKTHGQRVADLLAARGKDGRLANHAIPQLTGLCEALEHPPPPGLERLAPLVRGFEKLPDVQLPQDLTATPRPYQLQGISWLTFLRQAGLGGVLADDMGLGKTLQTICVLGPGTLVVAPTSVLPNWEAEVKRFRPSLKVSVYHGPGRTLDESADVTLTTYALLRLDAAVLGAKTWDTVVLDEAQAIKNPDSQVARAAYGLQANFRVALSGTPIENRLEELWSLMHFTNQGLLGGRKEFDERWARPVSDNQKGAAELLRARIRPFVLRRLKRDVAPELPPRTESVLHVTLNERERAVYDAVYAATREEVVSQLEEGGSVLKALEALLRLRQAACHPALVPGQQAQTSSKVQALLEALDTAVGEGHKALVFSQWTSMLDLIEPALREANIGFIRLDGGTANRGAVAASFQDPKGPPVMLISLKAGATGLNLTAADHVFLVDPWWNPSVEAQAADRAHRIGQQQPVMVYRMVSQGTVEEKILTLQEKKRALFESALGGASGAAAITRADLMQLLD